In the genome of Xanthocytophaga agilis, one region contains:
- a CDS encoding porin family protein, protein MLKKLFLVSLFLGCIQLTQAQDKPPFFTFGPKAGVNFSTLVRDTRNFSADYRLGYNAGLFLRFNVGRLYIQPEGIFSTKGASITINQSVDPDVKSGKYELKLYNVDIPVLIGLTLIQNKLFNIRVFGGPMASYNLNGEGVKDFLKETGSVEEAYKKAVLGYQAGLGLDLGSFTIDARYEGSFTETGDWDRVNLGKPKGGLYQLSLGLKIL, encoded by the coding sequence ATGTTAAAAAAACTATTTTTGGTAAGCCTTTTTCTGGGCTGTATCCAATTGACACAAGCACAAGATAAGCCTCCGTTCTTTACATTCGGTCCCAAAGCGGGTGTGAACTTTTCTACACTGGTACGGGACACACGCAACTTTTCTGCAGATTATCGTTTAGGATATAATGCCGGTTTATTTCTTCGCTTTAACGTAGGTCGCCTGTACATCCAGCCAGAAGGTATCTTTTCTACCAAAGGTGCTTCCATCACTATCAATCAATCCGTAGATCCGGATGTAAAGTCAGGTAAATACGAACTCAAATTATACAATGTAGATATCCCTGTTCTGATCGGATTAACATTGATTCAGAACAAGCTATTTAACATTCGTGTGTTTGGTGGACCGATGGCCTCTTATAATCTGAATGGAGAAGGAGTTAAAGACTTTTTGAAAGAAACAGGCTCTGTAGAAGAAGCGTATAAAAAAGCTGTTCTGGGCTATCAGGCAGGTTTAGGACTGGATCTCGGATCGTTTACCATTGATGCACGATATGAAGGTTCATTTACCGAAACCGGAGACTGGGACCGGGTAAATCTTGGAAAGCCCAAAGGTGGTCTTTATCAACTTTCTCTGGGTCTGAAAATATTGTAA
- a CDS encoding TatD family hydrolase, whose product MPNLHHNVQKNEVTMLYPFVNFHIHSSRQRNEIAFRNVRASERNSLSQINEYISVGIHPWDVHLPDLDEQWHYVEKQAKEPSALLIGEAGLDRNAQATIETQIEIFTKHISLAEQLQKPLVIHCVRAFPELIQLKKQKYSTVTWIVHGYNANLTIATQLLDHGFYFSLGSALLHTTSNAGQLLKVIPPDRFFLETDDKYITIEEIYQMASSILNNSIEALTKDIFTRVLNLFPEIAHTYTSSQK is encoded by the coding sequence ATGCCTAACTTGCACCACAATGTTCAAAAGAATGAGGTAACTATGCTATATCCGTTTGTCAATTTTCATATACATTCCTCCAGGCAACGTAACGAAATAGCATTTCGGAATGTACGGGCATCTGAACGTAATTCTTTATCGCAAATAAATGAATATATATCTGTAGGTATTCACCCCTGGGATGTGCATTTACCGGATCTGGATGAACAATGGCACTATGTAGAAAAACAAGCAAAGGAACCATCTGCATTACTCATTGGAGAGGCGGGTCTGGACCGCAACGCACAGGCTACAATAGAAACGCAGATAGAGATCTTTACCAAACATATTTCGTTGGCCGAACAACTCCAGAAACCGCTTGTGATTCATTGTGTACGGGCATTTCCAGAACTTATACAACTAAAAAAACAAAAGTATAGTACAGTTACCTGGATTGTACATGGATACAATGCTAATCTCACTATTGCTACACAGTTATTAGATCATGGATTTTACTTTTCATTAGGTTCAGCATTACTACATACAACATCCAATGCTGGACAACTCCTGAAAGTCATACCACCGGATCGTTTTTTCCTGGAAACAGATGACAAGTATATTACAATAGAGGAGATTTATCAGATGGCTTCTTCTATTCTAAATAATTCCATTGAGGCACTTACTAAAGATATTTTCACAAGAGTATTAAACTTATTTCCTGAAATAGCTCATACATATACATCATCTCAGAAATGA
- a CDS encoding tRNA threonylcarbamoyladenosine dehydratase — MSDLSWLSRTTLLIGDENIQKLQNAHVLIVGLGGVGSFAAEAICRAGVGTLTIADGDEVEASNRNRQLPALATTQGQYKVDIMAERMKQINPEVQLFTQKQFLQPDQMVSLLNSNYDYVVDAIDSLTPKLMLLSTAYKQGQRIVSSMGAGGKLDPTQLRVADIADTRICRLASDVRKRLRRLGIHSGIKTVYSREKHVDQALMYTDGNRFKKSAYGTISYLPAVFGMTCASVVIRDLIGWPIE; from the coding sequence ATGTCTGATTTAAGCTGGTTATCCAGAACAACTTTACTGATTGGAGACGAAAACATACAAAAACTGCAAAACGCCCATGTGCTGATTGTGGGTCTGGGAGGAGTAGGATCTTTTGCAGCAGAGGCTATTTGCAGGGCAGGTGTTGGTACACTAACGATTGCAGATGGAGATGAAGTAGAGGCTTCGAATCGCAATCGACAACTCCCGGCACTAGCTACCACACAGGGACAATACAAAGTAGATATTATGGCTGAACGCATGAAGCAAATCAACCCGGAAGTTCAGTTGTTTACACAAAAACAGTTTTTGCAGCCAGATCAAATGGTTTCTCTACTTAACTCCAACTATGATTATGTGGTAGATGCCATTGACAGTCTTACTCCTAAACTCATGTTGTTAAGCACAGCTTACAAACAAGGACAGCGAATTGTAAGTTCTATGGGTGCAGGAGGAAAACTTGACCCTACCCAGCTTCGCGTAGCAGACATAGCAGACACCCGGATTTGCCGACTCGCGTCTGATGTTCGCAAACGACTCCGACGACTTGGTATCCATTCCGGTATTAAAACCGTATATTCCCGTGAAAAGCATGTAGATCAGGCATTAATGTATACTGACGGAAATCGGTTTAAAAAATCAGCCTATGGTACTATATCGTATCTGCCTGCTGTATTTGGCATGACTTGCGCGTCGGTTGTGATCCGAGATCTGATTGGATGGCCTATCGAATAA
- a CDS encoding sigma-54 dependent transcriptional regulator, protein MPRLLIIDDEKSIRYTLKEILEYEKYEVDEAQDGEEGLRKLTENHYDVALCDIKMPKMDGVEVLTKAKEQGIDTQFIMISAHGTIETAVEATKKGAYDFISKPPDLNRLLVTVRNAMDKSSLVTETKVLRKKVSKGSDIIGASEPIQRVKEAIEKVAPTEARVLITGPNGAGKELVARQLHEKSNRSGAGLVEVNCAAIPSELIESELFGHEKGSFTSAVKQRIGKFEQADGGTLFLDEIGDMSLSAQAKVLRALQENKITRVGGDKEIKVNVRVLAATNKDLKKEIAENRFREDLYHRLSVILIHVPSLDDRKDDIPLLVDKFLGDIAEDYGTAPKRIDAGALAYLQSLSWSGNIRELRNVVERLVIMSGNEISEADAKAYTGK, encoded by the coding sequence ATGCCCCGATTATTAATTATTGATGACGAAAAAAGCATTCGGTATACACTGAAGGAAATTCTCGAATATGAGAAATATGAAGTAGATGAAGCTCAGGATGGAGAAGAAGGACTACGCAAGCTAACTGAAAATCATTATGATGTTGCCTTGTGTGATATCAAAATGCCTAAAATGGATGGCGTAGAGGTACTAACCAAAGCAAAAGAGCAGGGCATAGATACACAGTTTATTATGATATCCGCTCATGGAACTATTGAAACGGCTGTAGAGGCTACCAAAAAAGGAGCCTACGATTTTATTTCCAAACCACCTGATTTGAATCGCTTACTGGTTACTGTGCGAAATGCCATGGATAAGTCATCACTAGTGACAGAAACCAAGGTGTTGCGTAAAAAAGTAAGCAAAGGATCTGATATTATTGGAGCTTCGGAACCCATACAACGTGTAAAAGAAGCGATTGAGAAGGTAGCCCCAACGGAAGCACGGGTATTGATTACCGGACCGAATGGAGCTGGAAAAGAGCTGGTAGCCCGTCAGTTACATGAAAAAAGCAATCGTTCTGGTGCAGGTCTGGTTGAAGTAAACTGTGCAGCTATCCCCAGTGAATTGATAGAGAGCGAGTTGTTTGGACATGAAAAAGGTTCTTTTACCTCAGCTGTAAAACAACGGATCGGAAAGTTTGAACAGGCCGATGGCGGTACACTTTTTCTGGATGAGATAGGGGATATGAGTTTGTCTGCTCAGGCCAAGGTATTACGGGCATTACAGGAAAACAAAATTACCAGAGTAGGAGGGGATAAAGAAATTAAAGTAAATGTACGTGTACTGGCGGCGACCAACAAAGACTTAAAAAAAGAGATTGCCGAAAACCGTTTTCGGGAAGATTTGTACCATCGGTTGAGTGTGATTCTGATACATGTCCCTTCTCTGGATGATCGCAAGGATGATATTCCGTTATTAGTAGATAAGTTTCTGGGTGACATTGCAGAAGATTATGGAACCGCTCCCAAACGAATTGATGCAGGTGCGCTTGCTTACCTGCAAAGTCTTTCCTGGAGTGGAAATATTCGGGAACTGCGAAATGTAGTAGAACGACTGGTGATTATGAGTGGCAATGAAATCAGTGAAGCAGATGCCAAAGCCTATACTGGTAAGTAA
- a CDS encoding SGNH/GDSL hydrolase family protein, which translates to MKKLFLLISLFLLYTSFKPKELTWVAIGDSITYLNDHPDETGNRITKGYLTGVTEKLPHIHVINQGHNGWTSGGIAESLDKLGLVKADIYSIFLGTNDWWRGRLLGKLSDYQNNTGNGTVYGSFRLITNKLRELNPQAKIILITPMQRGDFVYINNPKNNAYGSYKPKNEQMLEQFVWAIDSIAKVEKFAVVDLYHQKELDLKHIVQFKRLKDPTTGEYKNYPYPEYIGIPYNPETDEYPYPVQSIDMTYDGLHPSDKGYEVITRMLVAIMKKY; encoded by the coding sequence ATGAAAAAGCTTTTTCTACTAATCTCTCTGTTTCTACTTTATACATCTTTTAAACCCAAAGAACTTACCTGGGTAGCCATTGGGGATTCAATTACGTATCTCAACGACCATCCTGACGAAACAGGCAATCGAATCACCAAAGGATACCTGACAGGAGTGACAGAAAAGCTTCCACATATACATGTCATCAATCAGGGACACAATGGGTGGACTTCCGGAGGTATTGCGGAATCATTAGACAAGCTGGGATTAGTAAAGGCTGATATCTATTCCATTTTTCTGGGCACTAACGACTGGTGGCGTGGTAGACTACTAGGTAAACTAAGTGATTACCAGAATAACACTGGCAATGGTACCGTCTATGGCTCCTTTCGTCTCATTACTAATAAACTACGTGAACTGAATCCACAAGCCAAAATTATTCTGATTACCCCAATGCAGCGGGGTGACTTTGTATATATCAATAATCCTAAGAACAATGCGTATGGTTCCTATAAGCCTAAAAACGAACAAATGCTGGAGCAGTTTGTCTGGGCTATTGATAGTATTGCAAAGGTAGAGAAATTTGCAGTGGTAGACTTATACCATCAGAAAGAACTGGATTTGAAACACATAGTACAATTTAAACGCTTAAAAGATCCTACTACAGGAGAGTATAAAAATTATCCATACCCAGAGTATATAGGTATACCCTACAATCCTGAAACAGACGAATATCCATATCCTGTACAATCCATTGATATGACCTACGATGGCCTACATCCTTCAGACAAA